A part of Streptomyces sp. NBC_01235 genomic DNA contains:
- a CDS encoding SPFH domain-containing protein, which produces MEPVIIVLVILVVLVFIALIKTIQVIPQASAAIVERFGRYTRTLNAGLNIVVPFIDTIRNRIDLREQVVPFPPQPVITQDNLVVNIDTVIYYQVTDARAATYEVASYIQAIEQLTVTTLRNIIGGMDLERTLTSREEINAALRGVLDEATGKWGIRVNRVELKAIEPPTSIQDSMEKQMRADRDKRAAILTAEGTRQAAILTAEGEKQSQILRAEGEAKAAALRAEGEAQAVRTVFEAIHAGDPDQKLLSYQYLQMLPKIAEGDANKLWIVPSEIGDALKGLSGAMGNFGNFGGGSGGGNNSGNGGGGNERREKPSID; this is translated from the coding sequence ATGGAACCGGTCATCATCGTCCTGGTCATTCTGGTGGTGTTGGTCTTCATCGCCCTGATCAAGACGATCCAGGTCATCCCGCAGGCGAGTGCCGCGATCGTGGAGCGCTTCGGCCGCTACACGCGGACACTCAACGCGGGCCTCAACATCGTGGTCCCGTTCATCGACACGATCCGCAACCGCATCGACCTGCGCGAACAGGTCGTACCGTTCCCGCCGCAGCCGGTGATCACCCAGGACAACCTGGTGGTCAACATCGACACGGTCATCTACTACCAGGTGACCGACGCACGCGCCGCGACGTACGAGGTCGCCAGCTACATCCAGGCCATCGAGCAGCTCACCGTCACCACGCTCCGCAACATCATCGGCGGCATGGACCTGGAGCGGACCCTGACCTCCCGCGAGGAGATCAACGCGGCCCTGCGCGGCGTCCTCGACGAGGCCACCGGCAAGTGGGGCATCCGCGTCAACCGCGTGGAACTGAAGGCCATCGAGCCCCCGACCTCCATCCAGGACTCGATGGAGAAGCAGATGCGCGCCGACCGTGACAAGCGCGCCGCGATCCTCACCGCCGAAGGTACGCGCCAGGCAGCCATCCTCACCGCCGAGGGCGAGAAGCAGTCCCAGATCCTGCGCGCCGAAGGTGAGGCCAAGGCCGCCGCCCTGCGCGCCGAGGGCGAGGCCCAGGCCGTGCGTACGGTCTTCGAGGCGATCCACGCCGGAGACCCGGACCAGAAGCTCCTCTCCTACCAGTACCTCCAGATGCTCCCGAAGATCGCCGAGGGCGACGCCAACAAGCTCTGGATCGTCCCCAGCGAGATCGGCGACGCCCTCAAGGGCCTGTCCGGCGCCATGGGCAACTTCGGTAACTTCGGCGGCGGTTCGGGCGGCGGCAACAACTCCGGCAACGGTGGCGGCGGCAACGAACGTCGCGAGAAGCCGTCGATCGACTGA
- a CDS encoding NfeD family protein translates to MNDIDAWVWWLVGAAALGIPLVVTAMPEFGMLAVGAVAAAIAAGLGLGAVAQVLVFIVVSVALIAVVRPIATRHSKQRPQLATGVDALKGKQAVVLERVDGSGGRIKLAGEVWSARALDTDRAYDVGQEVDVVDIEGATAIVI, encoded by the coding sequence GTGAACGACATCGACGCGTGGGTGTGGTGGCTCGTCGGCGCGGCAGCGCTCGGAATCCCGCTCGTGGTGACCGCGATGCCCGAGTTCGGCATGCTCGCGGTCGGCGCCGTGGCCGCCGCGATCGCCGCAGGCCTCGGCCTCGGAGCCGTCGCCCAGGTGCTCGTCTTCATCGTCGTCTCCGTCGCCCTCATCGCCGTCGTGCGCCCCATCGCGACCCGGCACAGCAAGCAGCGCCCCCAACTCGCCACGGGCGTGGACGCGTTGAAGGGCAAGCAGGCCGTCGTGCTGGAGCGCGTCGACGGCTCCGGCGGCCGTATCAAGCTAGCCGGAGAGGTCTGGTCGGCGCGCGCGCTCGACACCGACCGCGCCTACGACGTGGGGCAGGAAGTCGACGTCGTGGACATCGAGGGAGCCACGGCGATCGTCATCTGA
- a CDS encoding chaplin, translating to MKNLKKAAAVTMVAGGLMAAGAGMAAATDGATALGEAKGSPGVVSGNLVQAPVHVPVNVVGNSVNVVGALNPAFGNLGLNH from the coding sequence GTGAAGAACCTGAAGAAGGCGGCGGCTGTGACGATGGTGGCCGGTGGGCTGATGGCCGCGGGTGCCGGCATGGCCGCCGCCACCGACGGCGCCACGGCCCTCGGCGAGGCCAAGGGGTCGCCGGGCGTCGTCTCGGGCAACCTCGTCCAGGCCCCGGTTCACGTTCCGGTCAACGTGGTCGGCAACAGCGTGAACGTCGTCGGCGCGCTGAACCCGGCCTTCGGCAACCTGGGTCTCAACCACTGA
- a CDS encoding response regulator transcription factor, with the protein MADAIKVLLVDDHQVVRRGLRTFLEVQDDIEVVGEAADGAEGVALAEELKPDVVLMDVKMPGMDGVEALRKLRELDNPARVLIVTSFTEQRTVVPALRAGAAGYVYKDVDPDALAGAIRSVHAGHILLQPEVAGALLSQDEANSGQRRGGSLTEREREVLGLIADGRSNREIARALVLSEKTVKTHVSNILMKLDLADRTQAALWAVRHGVTG; encoded by the coding sequence GTGGCTGACGCAATCAAGGTGCTGCTCGTCGACGACCACCAGGTCGTCCGCCGGGGCCTGCGCACCTTCCTCGAAGTGCAGGACGACATCGAGGTCGTCGGCGAGGCCGCGGACGGCGCCGAAGGGGTCGCCCTCGCCGAGGAGTTGAAACCGGACGTCGTCCTGATGGACGTCAAGATGCCCGGCATGGACGGCGTCGAGGCCCTCCGCAAACTCCGCGAACTCGACAACCCCGCGCGCGTGCTGATCGTCACCAGCTTCACCGAACAGCGCACGGTCGTCCCGGCCCTGCGCGCGGGCGCCGCCGGGTATGTCTACAAGGACGTGGACCCCGACGCATTGGCCGGCGCCATCCGCTCGGTCCACGCCGGCCACATCCTGCTCCAGCCGGAGGTCGCCGGCGCGCTCCTCTCCCAGGACGAGGCCAACTCGGGGCAGCGGAGGGGCGGTTCGCTCACCGAACGGGAGCGAGAGGTGCTCGGCCTGATAGCGGACGGCCGCTCCAACCGGGAGATCGCCCGCGCCCTGGTCCTCTCCGAGAAGACGGTCAAGACACATGTCTCGAACATCCTGATGAAGCTCGACCTCGCGGACCGCACCCAGGCCGCGCTGTGGGCCGTACGCCATGGCGTGACCGGCTGA